A window from Micromonospora terminaliae encodes these proteins:
- a CDS encoding carbohydrate ABC transporter permease: protein MAVLTDRPATPVARRADRGPRARVNRILGYAVLVAFGMIFLYPFVIQLGNSFKTEPDAAANPLSPLPDTLTLAGFERIFAGTNFPLWLGNSLLVTVLVTLGRVFFDSLAGYALARLRFRGRAGLFAAVIAVMAVPGVVLLIPKFLVLKQLGLYDSYAGLVVPLLADAAGVFIMKQFFESVPVSVEEAARIDGAGVFRTFWSVVLPMARPALITLTILSFQGSWNEFPHSLVSVQNPDLFTLPRGLADLVSGSLGKGTQYPLKLGAALLATIPVAVLFVIFQRYFVRGANEGADKG, encoded by the coding sequence ATGGCCGTGCTCACCGACCGGCCGGCGACGCCCGTCGCGCGCCGCGCCGACCGCGGGCCACGCGCCCGGGTCAACCGCATCCTCGGGTACGCGGTCCTGGTCGCCTTCGGGATGATCTTCCTCTACCCGTTCGTCATCCAGCTCGGCAACTCGTTCAAGACCGAGCCGGACGCGGCGGCGAACCCCCTGTCGCCGCTGCCCGACACGCTGACCCTGGCCGGCTTCGAGCGGATCTTCGCGGGCACCAACTTCCCGCTCTGGCTCGGCAACTCGCTGCTCGTCACCGTGCTGGTCACCCTCGGCCGGGTCTTCTTCGACTCGCTGGCCGGCTACGCGCTGGCGCGGCTGCGCTTCCGCGGCCGGGCCGGGCTGTTCGCCGCGGTCATCGCGGTGATGGCGGTACCCGGCGTGGTGCTGCTCATCCCGAAGTTCCTGGTGCTCAAGCAGCTCGGCCTCTACGACAGCTACGCGGGCCTCGTGGTGCCGCTGCTCGCCGACGCGGCCGGGGTCTTCATCATGAAGCAGTTCTTCGAGTCGGTGCCGGTCAGCGTCGAGGAGGCGGCCCGGATCGACGGCGCGGGCGTATTCCGGACCTTCTGGTCCGTGGTGCTACCGATGGCCCGGCCGGCCCTCATCACGTTGACGATCCTGTCGTTCCAGGGCTCCTGGAACGAGTTCCCGCACAGCCTGGTCTCGGTGCAGAATCCGGACCTGTTCACCCTGCCCCGCGGGCTGGCCGACCTGGTCAGCGGCTCGCTCGGCAAGGGCACCCAGTATCCGCTCAAGCTGGGCGCCGCGCTGCTCGCCACCATCCCGGTGGCGGTGCTCTTCGTGATCTTCCAGCGCTACTTCGTGCGCGGCGCGAACGAGGGCGCCGACAAGGGCTGA
- a CDS encoding LacI family DNA-binding transcriptional regulator yields the protein MTIATVARHAQVSRQTVSNVLNAPHIVREETRRRVQEAISALGYRANQAARQMRTGRSRLIAVRIEPTRDGINGSVLDRFLHGLTETADAAGYRVLLYTARDDDQEIATYDDLLGAYDLDAFVLTGTKHGDPRTAWLAEREVPFVTFGRPWDALDGHPWVDVDGAAGTAQATRHLLDAGHHRIAFLGWPTGSGVGDDRCAGWRTTMTAAGHDVAGLRRESEDGIAEGERVLRDLLAHDAPPTAVVCASDSLALGALQAVRDAAAPVAVVGFDDTPVAAAVGLSSVSQPLAAAAARCVDLLTTLLDGQPTDQQVLLTPTLVLRHTA from the coding sequence GTGACCATCGCGACGGTGGCCCGGCACGCCCAGGTGAGCCGGCAGACCGTCTCCAACGTGCTCAACGCGCCGCACATCGTCCGCGAGGAGACCCGGCGGCGGGTGCAGGAGGCGATCAGTGCGCTCGGCTACCGGGCCAACCAGGCCGCCCGGCAGATGCGCACCGGCCGCTCCCGCCTCATCGCCGTCCGCATCGAGCCCACCCGGGACGGGATCAACGGCTCGGTGCTCGACCGGTTCCTGCACGGCCTCACCGAGACGGCCGACGCCGCCGGCTACCGGGTCCTGCTCTACACGGCCCGGGACGACGACCAGGAGATCGCCACCTACGACGACCTGCTCGGCGCGTACGACCTGGACGCGTTCGTGCTCACCGGCACCAAGCACGGCGACCCGCGCACCGCGTGGCTCGCCGAGCGCGAGGTGCCCTTCGTGACCTTCGGCCGGCCCTGGGACGCCCTCGACGGGCACCCGTGGGTCGACGTGGACGGCGCCGCCGGCACCGCCCAGGCCACCCGGCACCTGCTCGACGCCGGCCACCACCGGATCGCCTTCCTCGGCTGGCCCACCGGCTCCGGCGTCGGCGACGACCGGTGCGCCGGCTGGCGTACCACGATGACGGCGGCCGGCCACGACGTCGCCGGCCTGCGCCGCGAGAGCGAGGACGGCATCGCCGAGGGCGAGCGCGTGCTGCGCGACCTGCTCGCCCACGACGCGCCCCCGACCGCGGTGGTCTGCGCCAGCGACTCGCTCGCCCTCGGCGCGCTCCAGGCCGTCCGCGACGCCGCGGCGCCGGTCGCCGTCGTCGGCTTCGACGACACCCCGGTGGCCGCCGCGGTCGGCCTGAGCAGCGTCAGCCAGCCGCTCGCCGCGGCCGCCGCCCGCTGCGTCGACCTGCTCACCACCCTGCTCGACGGCCAGCCCACCGACCAGCAAGTGCTGCTCACTCCCACGCTGGTGCTCCGGCACACGGCGTGA
- a CDS encoding carbohydrate ABC transporter permease — protein sequence MATEALRAPATTPARPPRRRGGGIRGNENIAGWLFVAPVIVILGLFLLLPILMALWVSLTDWNGQGSPFTGGVPFVGGKNYSRLFTEDGLARRDFMTSIRNNMYYVGIVVPVQTALALGLALVVNNRMLKGKGFFRSAFYFPSVTSSVAISVVFLFLFANSGAVNKLLGLLGINGPEWFADSRGVLHLLLGAVGVDAPPGALTSGGPFGLTWWDWLSGPSVAMVSIICLVIWTTSGTFMLMFLAALQNVPVALDEASTLDGATRWQRFRHVTLPLIKPTMFLVLTLGLIGSWQVFDQVYVMSQGDPAKTTLTPAYLSYRTAFRDFDYGSGAAISFVLFLIIILLTLLQRRVMADRDEPRRARWWRRRVPERS from the coding sequence ATGGCAACCGAAGCGTTGCGAGCGCCGGCGACCACGCCGGCCCGGCCGCCACGCCGTCGCGGCGGCGGCATCCGCGGCAACGAGAACATCGCCGGCTGGCTCTTCGTCGCGCCGGTGATCGTGATCCTCGGGCTCTTCCTGCTGCTGCCGATCCTCATGGCGCTGTGGGTGAGCCTCACCGACTGGAACGGCCAGGGCAGCCCGTTCACCGGCGGCGTGCCGTTCGTGGGCGGGAAGAACTACTCCCGGCTGTTCACCGAGGACGGGCTCGCCCGCCGGGACTTCATGACCAGCATCCGCAACAACATGTACTACGTGGGCATCGTCGTGCCGGTGCAGACCGCGCTGGCCCTCGGCCTCGCCCTCGTGGTCAACAACCGGATGCTCAAGGGGAAGGGCTTCTTCCGCAGCGCCTTCTACTTCCCCTCGGTGACCAGCTCCGTGGCGATCAGCGTGGTGTTCCTGTTCCTGTTCGCCAACTCCGGTGCGGTCAACAAGCTCCTCGGCCTCCTCGGCATCAACGGGCCGGAGTGGTTCGCCGACTCCCGCGGCGTGCTGCACCTGCTGCTCGGCGCCGTCGGCGTGGACGCCCCGCCCGGCGCGCTCACCTCCGGCGGCCCGTTCGGGCTGACCTGGTGGGACTGGCTCTCCGGGCCGAGCGTGGCCATGGTCTCGATCATCTGCCTGGTCATCTGGACCACCTCGGGCACGTTCATGCTCATGTTCCTGGCCGCGCTGCAGAACGTCCCGGTGGCCCTCGACGAGGCCAGCACCCTCGACGGGGCGACCCGCTGGCAGCGCTTCCGCCACGTCACCCTGCCGCTGATCAAGCCCACCATGTTCCTGGTGCTCACCCTCGGCCTGATCGGCTCCTGGCAGGTCTTCGACCAGGTGTACGTCATGAGCCAGGGCGACCCGGCCAAGACCACGCTCACCCCCGCGTACCTGTCCTACCGGACCGCCTTCCGGGACTTCGACTACGGCTCGGGCGCGGCCATCTCGTTCGTGCTGTTCCTGATCATCATCCTGCTCACCCTGCTCCAGCGCCGGGTGATGGCCGACCGGGACGAGCCCCGGCGGGCCCGGTGGTGGCGGCGACGCGTACCGGAGAGGTCCTGA
- a CDS encoding sugar ABC transporter substrate-binding protein yields the protein MTPRTLTRAAVAGVAAVALFGSAACGSGFDDSAKDTKQSSGPASLQILIGSSGDAETKAVQDAAAKWASSSGNTATVTPAQDLTQQLGQALAGGTPPDVFYVDATRFADYASVGALEPYGDKISNTDDFYESLRTTFTYDGKLYCAPKDFSTLALEINTDLWAKAGLTDADVPTTWDQLTAVSQKIKAKKMVALALGDTRDRIGAFMVQNGGWLMSKDGKQPTADTPENLQALQYVKSLLTNGYAKFPKQLDSGWSGEAFGKGKAVMTIEGNWIKGALQNDFPNVKYKVVPLPAGPKGQGTLSFTQCWGVAAKSKYKDQAIKFVEAMTAGDQQVAFAKAFGVMPSRQSVRDQYSSAFPADKPFIDGVAYAQGPVNAPKMDSVLRDLEAGLQGLATGDPKTVLANFDKNAKAALGG from the coding sequence ATGACACCTCGCACCCTCACCCGGGCGGCGGTGGCCGGCGTCGCCGCCGTCGCCCTGTTCGGCTCCGCCGCGTGCGGCAGCGGCTTCGACGACTCGGCGAAGGACACCAAGCAGTCCAGCGGCCCGGCCAGCCTGCAGATCCTGATCGGCTCCTCCGGCGACGCGGAGACCAAGGCCGTGCAGGACGCCGCCGCCAAGTGGGCCTCGTCGAGCGGCAACACCGCCACGGTCACCCCCGCCCAGGACCTCACCCAGCAGCTCGGCCAGGCCCTCGCCGGCGGCACCCCGCCGGACGTCTTCTACGTCGACGCGACCCGGTTCGCCGACTACGCCAGCGTCGGCGCGCTGGAGCCGTACGGCGACAAGATCAGCAACACGGACGACTTCTACGAGAGCCTGCGCACGACCTTCACCTACGACGGCAAGCTCTACTGCGCGCCGAAGGACTTCTCGACCCTCGCCCTGGAGATCAACACCGACCTGTGGGCGAAGGCCGGCCTGACCGACGCCGACGTGCCGACCACCTGGGACCAGCTCACGGCCGTCAGCCAGAAGATCAAGGCGAAGAAGATGGTGGCGCTCGCCCTCGGCGACACCCGCGACCGGATCGGCGCCTTCATGGTGCAGAACGGCGGCTGGCTCATGAGCAAGGACGGCAAGCAGCCGACCGCGGACACCCCGGAGAACCTCCAGGCCCTCCAGTACGTGAAGTCGCTGCTCACCAACGGTTACGCGAAGTTCCCGAAGCAGCTCGACTCCGGCTGGTCCGGTGAGGCGTTCGGCAAGGGCAAGGCCGTCATGACCATCGAGGGCAACTGGATCAAGGGTGCCCTGCAGAACGACTTCCCGAACGTGAAGTACAAGGTCGTGCCGCTGCCGGCGGGCCCGAAGGGGCAGGGCACCCTCTCGTTCACCCAGTGCTGGGGCGTCGCGGCCAAGTCGAAGTACAAGGACCAGGCGATCAAGTTCGTCGAGGCGATGACCGCGGGCGACCAGCAGGTGGCCTTCGCCAAGGCGTTCGGCGTGATGCCGTCCCGGCAGTCCGTCCGCGACCAGTACTCCAGCGCCTTCCCGGCGGACAAGCCGTTCATCGACGGCGTCGCGTACGCCCAGGGCCCGGTGAACGCCCCGAAGATGGACAGCGTCCTGCGCGACCTGGAGGCCGGCCTGCAGGGGCTCGCCACCGGTGACCCGAAGACGGTCCTGGCCAACTTCGACAAGAACGCCAAGGCGGCGCTCGGCGGCTGA